A segment of the Candidatus Margulisiibacteriota bacterium genome:
AAAGAATATCAGCGCCGATCGCCTCAAGGACAACCGCCGCCGCTTCCGGCGTGGTTCCGGAAACGGTCACTTCCCCTTCATCATAGGTCATACTGGCAATAACCGGCAAAGATGTTTCATTTTTGGCAGCCAGCACCCCCGCCCGCATTTCCTGCAGGTCGGAGATCGTTTCAAAACAGAGGAGATCAGCCCCCGCGTCGGTCAGCGCGTTGGCCTGCTCGGCAAAGGTTTCGACCGCTTGATCGAAAGATAGCGACCCCATCGGTTCTAAAAGCTGGCCGATCGGCCCGATCGAACCGCAGACAAAACCCTTTTCTCCGATCGCCCGGCGGGCCAGTCTGACTGCCGCTTCATTGATCTCTTTAACCTTATCAGCCAGGCCATACTCGCCCAGCTTGATCCGGTTGGCGCCAAAGGTGTTAGTTTCGAGGATGTCGGCCCCCGCCTCGGCGTAAGCCTTATGGACGGAGTAGACCGCTTCCGGGTTCTTTAGGTTTTGGGCGTCAAAGCAGTCGTCCGGCCTGATCCCCCGGGCCATCAGTTCGGTCCCCATGGCGCCGTCAATCAACAGGATCCGGTCCTTTAATTCACTGATAAATTTACTCAAAGGGGATCCTCCTCATCACCAGGGCGTCTTCGCCGTCCGGATAGTAAGCTTTCCTGGTGCTGATTATCTTAAACCCATATCGCTCATAAACTTTTTTCGCCTGGTCGTTAGATGTCCGCACCTCAAGAAAAAAGACATCATCATCGTTTAAAACATGCTGCATCAACCGTTTGGCGATCCCCTTTCCCCGGTAATCCGGGTCGACCGCCATATTAATAATGTGGGTCTCGTCCAGGATCTTTTCAATCCCGATGTAACCGACAACCTTATTCCCTTCTCTGGCTACCAGATACTTATGTTCATCTTCGCGGAAGATCGACTCCGGTTTGGGAAAGCTGAAAGAGCGGCTTTCGATCTCCACGACCTGCTTAATATCCTTGTCTTTCAAGGGAATGATCTCGATCATGGGACGATTATAACATAACTTTTAGTGAGGGTATTCACGGATATTAGGGCGGTGCGAGTATTGGGGGGCCAGGCTCAGCGGATCTTCCTGCTGGCCCGCTTTGATCCTGGCCAGACCGAGCCTGGCGACATTTATCCCGTAAGGGATTGAGTGCGTTTCATCAGCAAACAAGTAATTGCTTCCAGCCAAGTCTGCTCTCAACCCCTGGGTCGCGCCGACCAGGTGAAGCTCGCCGGTCACACCTTTTAGCTTCGCGACGATCTGAGCCTGCTTCATTACCAGATCATCGGTTAAGCGTTGAAGTTTTCCCTCTTTGGCGCTGAAGAGGGCAAAATTATACTCGTCGGCTCTGGCCTCCAACATGACCGCCATCGTCCCATGAATATCAATTAAATTGAAAGCAATTGCTTCCAGCGTGTTCACGGAGGCAATCGGGACCTTTAACGCCTGGGCCAGCGTTTTCGCGGCGGTGACGCTCCCGCGCAAACCAGAATAAGAACCGGGACCGATCGCTACGGCAACCGCGTCGATCTGTTCCGGTTCGATCCCCGCTTCTTTTACGTAGAAGATGATCCGCTCCGACTGACTGCCGGCCACGGTCGTTTCGACCAAAACCCTGCTTTCATCGATCAGTCCGATGCTGACTACTTTAGTCGCGCTGCTAATCCCGAGGATACGCATATTTTCCTCTCATTTTCGCCCTTCATTTCGATCTCGATCTTTTCCGCGGTCGCCGGAAGGAGCTTCCACATCCGCTCCGCCCACTCGATCAGGCAAACTCCTCCCCGGCTAAAATATTCCTCGATCCCCAGCTCTTCGATCTCATCAAGGTTTTCCAGTCGATAGAGGTCAATATGAAAAAAAGGGAGCCGGCCGGCATGTTCGTTTATAATAATAAAAGTCGGCGAGGTAACATAATCCTTGACCCCAACCCCGTGGGCGATCCCCTGGCACAAGGTCGTCTTCCCCGCCCCCAGATCACCGATCAAGGCGATCACCTCATTGGGGCGGAGCAAAGCACCGATTTTCCGGCCAAGCTCAATGGTCTCTTCGGCGCTTTTTGTAATGACCGTTTTCAATTTACCAGCGTTCGAAATCGTCCAAAGTCGCCCCCTTGATCTCCTTGAACCCGGGGAGTTCGTCATCGTAGGTCTCGCCATGCTCCGCTTTCCGCTCGTCATAGATCGCTTCGATCGTTTTTTCCAGGACCGGGTGGATCATCCGCGGGGCGATCTCCTTTAACGGCTTCAGGACAAATAGCCTCTCGTGCATCAGCGGATGAGGGACCTGGAGGGTGTCGTCTGAATAGATCAGATCGTCGTACAACAGGATATCGATATCCATTGTCCGCGGTCCCCATTCCAACTCTCTTTCCCGCCCAAGCGCCGCTTCGATCTCCTGGCAGAAGTCCAGAAGTTTTTGCGGCGCCAGCTTGGTCCTGATCTCGACCGCCGCGTTAATGAACTTTGGCTGTTCGCTCCCCCCTTCCGGGTCGGTCTCGTAATTGGCGGAGCGCTTCGTCACCTGGATGTTCGGGTTTTTCTCCAGCAGAAAGACCGCCTGTTCGACAAACTCTTCGCGGTCTCCCACATTAGAGCCAAGACCCAAATAAACGGTCACCAGTCCGCCTTTTTTAGCTGCCTTTTTCCCCTTCCCCTTTTTCGCCGGGGCGGCTTTCCTGACTTTTTTCTTTGCCATATCATTTCCTCCTAACAATTGCGTCGGTCATCTTGATCACTTGTTTTATTTCTGCTACATCATGGACCCGGACTATATCCGCTCCGTTTTGGACCGCCAGCGCGACAGCGGCGGCCGTTCCGAAGAGACGCTCACCAGCCGGTTTGCCCAGAACCTGTCCGATCATCGATTTTCTTGAAGGGCCGACAAGAACCGGTCTGCCAAGGCTTCTCAATTCTCCAAGCCGCCTGACGATCTCCAAATTATGTTCGATCTTTTTGCCAAAACCCAGCCCGGGATCGATCACAAATTTATCAGGCAGTATACCAGCATTTGTCCCGATTTCAAGGCTCTCTTCCAAAAATGAACAGATCTCCCCCATCAGATCGTTATACCGGGGAGATCTTTGCATTGTAACCGGCCCCCCCTGGGCATGCATCACGCAAACCGGGACTTTGTACCTGGCGACCGTCGCCGCCATTTTCCGGTCGTAGCGCAATCCGCTGACGTCGTTGACCAGGTCAGCCCCAGCGTCCAGCGCTACCCGGGCAACATCCGCTTTCCTGGTATCGATCGACAGCAATAGTTTACCGGCCAGCTTCTTGATCACCGGCAAGACCCGGGCGATTTCTTCCTTGGCCGGAACGGTCCGCGCTCCAGGCCTGGTCGATTCTCCGCCGATATCAATGATATCGGCCCCGTCGGCGTGGAGCTTGAGCGCCTGCCGGGCCGCCTCTTCAGGGGAGTAAAATTTACCGCCGTCAGAAAAAGAGTCGGGGGTAACATTGACGACCCCCATAATATATGTCCGACCACCAAAATGCCAGCTCTTTTTCCCGATCTTCAGAGAAGCCGGAGGAGCGCTGGTTTTGGCCAGGAGCGCTTCAACTTCGGTCCCAACCGCCGGCAGGCCAAACTGGTGAGCCTTGAGTTTTTTCGCGAGGGTCAGCAACTGGCGAATGGTCCCGCAAATGATCACGTCGGTCGCTTTGACCGAATGGTTGATCGAACCGTACGCGGTCGCCGCTTCCGCGCCAAAGGAAAGGGCCTCCTGCTTTAAGATATTGGCGGCTACCGGCCGGAGTGCGGAGACCTTGAGAGAGCGGAAGCTCGCTTTGGGGGCCATCAGCCTGATCCCGGCCGGATCAACGCCGATCGCCGCTAACTCCCTGGCTGCTTCATTTGTATTGTTGATCTCAATGATTCTCATAATTTATTTAATTGGCAGGAGCTCAAATTTGACCACCCGCTTGGTTTGAGGGGTAACCTTGGAGCGGTCATCCAGGCGAAGCCCACCGAGCCAAATGACCCGGCCGGCGCTTTCAAAGACCGGAACAGCGTCCCGTTTTTCCTGCGGGATCTTTTCGTCAACGAAAAAATCCTGCAGTTTTTTTGTTCCGGAAAAACCGAGAGGGTGGAAACGGTCCCCCGGCAGTTTATTTCTGACGACAATATCCCGGCCCAGCGTTTCCTGGTCGACATAAGCGGTCTCCGGCCCCGCTTTATCCAGCTTCTCCCCTTCGGAAACCTTCACTTTCAAACCGATCTCCGGGATCGGGGTCTCCCCCGGCACCGCGACCGCGTAGCGGAACGGCTCGATCTTGACCGTTTTTAAGCGTTCCCGGCTGATCGTCAAAGCCGACCCGTCCCCAAAAACAAAGATCCCGTCTGGGAGATGGAGCTCCCACTTCTCTTTGGCCCCCAGCTGGTCGATAATGGAGCGGACATGGGCAAAGGCAAGCTGGTTCAGATCCCCTTTGACCTTTTCGATCGCCAAACGGAGCAGATGCCGCTTGATCGCCAGCGGATACGTTTGAAGTTTTTTCAGGTCGAGCCTAACCTTCCCTGTCTGCTCCTCTAAAATAAGCTTCTCAAACACCTCTTCCGTCTCATTCTCCAGGTAATACCGGTCCTCATTGAGCATCAGGACCGTCTGAAGCAGAATATCCTTAATATTCATGTTGTAAAGCTTGAGCTGGGGGACCAGTTTCAGGCGAATGCTGTTCCGCATATATTTTGATTCATAGTTAGTATAGTCGCGGCGGGGAATGATCTTTAACGCGCTGACGTAATCTTCAACTTCGCGACGCCAGACCTTGATCAGCGGCCTGACGATCCGCCCCCGCCGGGCCGGGATACTGCATAACCCTTTCAGGCCCGAGCCGCGCAGGAGCCGCATTAAAAACGTTTCGATGTTATCTTCGGCGGTATGGCCGACCGCGATCTTTTGGGCGCCGATCGTATCAGCCAGCCTTTCAAAAAACTCGTAACGGGCGATCCTAGCCGCTTCTTCGATCCCACGCCGCTCGGCCGCCGCCAGCGCCGCCACATCGCGCGATTCAACGCTGATCGGCAGTCCCATTTTCTGGGCCAGCCCTTCTACAAAACGGAGGTCAAGTTCCGCGTCATTTTTCCGGAGCATGTGGTTAAGATGGGCGACATGCAGGGAGATCCCAAGCTTTTCTTTGTGGTCGTTGAGCAGGCTCAAGAGGGCGCAGGAATCCGGTCCGCCGGAAACGGCGACCAAAACCGTCTCCCCCGGTAAAAACATCTGGTATTCCGCGATCGCGTCAAGAAAACTATCTTTGATCATTTCCCGCCACCTTAATTAATGAGGTATGGAAAAAGGAATTCCCTGAAAACTGCGCCAGGCGCAGTACGCGGCATAGACAAATGAAGCGGTCCCGACCGAAAACTCGACCACTTCCAAATGAGGGATGTAATTAACCGACCAGATCGCGTTGATCCCCAGCCTGACGGCAAAGAAAACAATAAAGATCATGGTCCAGAGCAACAGAGCCTGGCGGACATGAAAGCTAAGATATTCATTGCGGCGGCCGTCCAGCAATCCCAAATAGATCGCCGGGATCCAGGTCAAATAACAAATTGCCGCCAATTTCTTTTCTCTCATAGCTTAGAATCACTTGCCTATAAAAATGCCGGGAGTCGGGATTGAACCGACGACCTAGGGCTTATGAGTCCCTCGCTCTAGCCAACTGAGCTATCCCGGCGTATTAACTTACAACCACCAACACGGTCCGACTGACGTCGAACCTACAACTAACAACTTTTATTTAATAAGATTCAGTTGTAAGTTGTAGCAAGTCCCGGGCCACCGGGACTTGCGCGTTGTTAGTTGATAGTTATTTTAGGATAACATAACCATATTTTTATTGCAATCGGCCGGTTAGGGTGCTAAAATAACTTTCAGTAATCTCTGTAAGGGAGGGGCTATTTTGTCAGACAACGTCAAGATCATAGTTATAGACGATGAACCATCGGTTTTGGAATCGTTTAAAATGATCCTCAAGATCAAGGATTATGATGTTACGACCTTCCCTGACGGTCCAACCGCCCTGGCCGGGATTGAAAAGGGAAAATTCGACCTTGCCTTTGTCGATTACAAGCTCCCCGGCATGGATGGCCTGGAAGTTTTAAAAAAGATCAAAGAGCTTGACCCATCGATCGAGGTCATTATTGTCACCGCTTACGCGACCGAATCGTCGCACGCCAACGCCATTACCCTGGGAGCCCTGGAATACCTGCGCAAACCGTTCCTGATGGAAGAAATTTATGAACTGGTTGAACGTGGCCTCCGCCGCAAACGGACTAAAGCAAGCCGCCGGGACGAAAACGGCCCATCGCTGACCGGGATCCACTAACTTTTTTCTAATAATTATTTGAAATCCATCAGCTTTTTTATCGATCATTTTGTATGATCGAGCATGTCCGGCACAAACCAATTGTCACCCTGATCCTGACCCACCCTTCCAACCGGGTACCGCTTGAACAGCCGGGAAACAGCCGGGTTTGCGTTGAAGCCTGGCAAAAGCCCCCGGTAAAATGCGATTACAAGCTCTGGCTGTATACGAAAAGCGGCTTTTTCCCCTACGGCCTCAAAATAGACCCTGCAGCGCAAGCTAAATTCTCCGATGGAGGGGGGGTGGATGAAAACGATACCACGATCCTTGAAGAGGGGTTTATCGCGCCGGGGCATAACTATTTTCTGCTTGGCGGAGGATTCCTTGACCTTTGTCTCTCCAACACCTTTGATTCGCTCGTCAGGATCGCCGCCAAACGGAGGGAAAGAGTGGTCGTCTCTTGCCCCCTCCCTCTTATCTACTCGGCCAGCCAGCTGGATCGGACCGACTATTTGACCAACCAAAATGCTTACACCTCTTTTCTGGCCAGATCACGTTACAATGGGGACATTTCAGGCTATCGCTATTATTTTGACGGAAAGCTTATTAAAAGTGAAGGGGAAAACCAGGTCTGCTTAAGCTGGTATTCCCGGCTCAATGGGCTCGCGCCGGCGGCGCGCTAAAATTATTCCTGCCGCCCGACCGCCAGCATCCGATCGATCGCTATTTTGGCCTTTCCCCTTGTCGCCTCATCCACCTGAACTACCGCCTTCATATCCTCCAGCGACCAGAGGACTTTTTCCAGGGTCGTCATTTTCATGTTCGGGCAGACCGCCAGGTCGGTCAGCGGATAAAAGTCTTTATCGGGATTTTCTTTGTTCAGCCGGTGGATGATCCCGATCTCTGTCCCGATAATGAACCCTCGGTCGGGTGAGTTTTTTACGTACCGCAACATGCCGTCAGTCGATAACGCGGCATCTGCCAAGGCGACCACATCGGGCCGACATTCCGGGTGGACCAAAACCTTGATCCCTTGATGCCTTCCCCGAGCTTGTACAATGTGTTGCGGCATAATTTTAGCGTGGGTCGGACAATAACCGTCAAAAAGATAGAGTTTTTTTTCGGGAACCGCTTTCTGCGTGTTTTGTCCCAGGAATTTATCCGGGACAAAAAGAATCTCTTTATCCGGCAGAGAGCGGACGACCGCGGCGGCGTTGGCCGAGGTGCAACAGATATTGGATTCGGCCTTGACCGCGGCACTGGAATTGACGTAACAAACGACCGGTACGCCTGAATGTTCAGCTTTTAAGGCGCGTAATTTGGCCGCGTCGATCATGTTGGCCATGGGACAGCCGGCGTTGCTCTCCGGGACCAGGACAGTTTTGTCAGGCGAAAGTATCGCGGCGGTTTCGGCCATAAAGTCGACCCCGCAAAAAACGATCACTTTGGCGGCTGTCTTCGCCGCTTCGATCGACAGGCCAAGCGAGTCACCGACGTAATCGGCAACATCCTGGACCTCCCCCGGCTGGTAGTTATGGGCCAAGAGCACCGCCTGGCGCAGCTCTTTCAACTTATTTATCTTTTCGGCTAATGATCCCACCACCTAATACTTCCTCCCCTTTATAAAAAACGACCGATTGCCCCGGAGTGATCGCCAACTGCGGCTTTGCAAAAACAACCCTGGCCGCTCCTTCCTGATCCCTGGTCACCGTCGCTGCCGCTTCAACCGCATTATATCTAATTTTCGCGGTCACCGCTAACGGCCCGACTGGCAGACGGCCGGAAATAAAAGAAAGATCTTCTGCGGTCAATTCTGTCCCGTAAGTCTCTTCCTTCGACCCGATAACTACCGCGTTCTTCGCATTATCAAGGCCAATAACATAACGCGGCTCCCGGTGCGCCCCCACCCCTTTCCGCTGGCCGATAGTGAAAAAAACAAGCCCTTCGTGCTCGCCCACTTTGTTCCCGTACTTATCAATGATCGGGCCCGGCCTGACCACTTCAGGAACCTTTTCCCGCAGGAACCGCCCATAGTTGTCGTCTTCAATAAAACAGATCTCCTGGCTCTCCTTTTTCTCGGCTACCGGCAAACCAAGGGCCCTTGCCTTTAGCCTAACCTCTTCCTTGGTCAGCTCTCCTAACGGGAATAAAGTGTGGGCCAGCTGTCCCTGCGTCAACCGATAGAGAAAATACGACTGGTCTTTTTTGGGGTCCTTCCCTTTAAATAATATATAACTGGCTTTACCTTCATTTGTCATTTGAAATTGGTCATTGGCCATTATTCTTGCGTAGTGCCCCGTCGCCACAAATTCCGCCCCCATCTCCCGCGCTTTGCGCGGTAACAGGTCGAACTTCAAGAATTGATTACAGCGGACGCAGGGGTTAGGAGTGCGTCCAGCTTTGTATTCTTCAATAAAATTATGAATGACCGACCGCTGGAAGTCGTCCTTAAAATTGATCGTGTAGTGGGGAAAGCCGAGCCGGTCGGCAACCTTTTTGGCATCAGCTGCCGCCGAAGCCGAGCAGCAGCTCCTCTCCGAGGCGCTATTTGAACAATAAAGGGTCATGGTGACCCCGATCAGGTCATACT
Coding sequences within it:
- a CDS encoding homocysteine S-methyltransferase family protein, which encodes MSKFISELKDRILLIDGAMGTELMARGIRPDDCFDAQNLKNPEAVYSVHKAYAEAGADILETNTFGANRIKLGEYGLADKVKEINEAAVRLARRAIGEKGFVCGSIGPIGQLLEPMGSLSFDQAVETFAEQANALTDAGADLLCFETISDLQEMRAGVLAAKNETSLPVIASMTYDEGEVTVSGTTPEAAAVVLEAIGADIL
- the rimI gene encoding ribosomal protein S18-alanine N-acetyltransferase; its protein translation is MIEIIPLKDKDIKQVVEIESRSFSFPKPESIFREDEHKYLVAREGNKVVGYIGIEKILDETHIINMAVDPDYRGKGIAKRLMQHVLNDDDVFFLEVRTSNDQAKKVYERYGFKIISTRKAYYPDGEDALVMRRIPFE
- the tsaB gene encoding tRNA (adenosine(37)-N6)-threonylcarbamoyltransferase complex dimerization subunit type 1 TsaB codes for the protein MRILGISSATKVVSIGLIDESRVLVETTVAGSQSERIIFYVKEAGIEPEQIDAVAVAIGPGSYSGLRGSVTAAKTLAQALKVPIASVNTLEAIAFNLIDIHGTMAVMLEARADEYNFALFSAKEGKLQRLTDDLVMKQAQIVAKLKGVTGELHLVGATQGLRADLAGSNYLFADETHSIPYGINVARLGLARIKAGQQEDPLSLAPQYSHRPNIREYPH
- the tsaE gene encoding tRNA (adenosine(37)-N6)-threonylcarbamoyltransferase complex ATPase subunit type 1 TsaE, which gives rise to MTNSPGSRRSRGRLWTISNAGKLKTVITKSAEETIELGRKIGALLRPNEVIALIGDLGAGKTTLCQGIAHGVGVKDYVTSPTFIIINEHAGRLPFFHIDLYRLENLDEIEELGIEEYFSRGGVCLIEWAERMWKLLPATAEKIEIEMKGENERKICVSSGLAARLK
- the folK gene encoding 2-amino-4-hydroxy-6-hydroxymethyldihydropteridine diphosphokinase produces the protein MAKKKVRKAAPAKKGKGKKAAKKGGLVTVYLGLGSNVGDREEFVEQAVFLLEKNPNIQVTKRSANYETDPEGGSEQPKFINAAVEIRTKLAPQKLLDFCQEIEAALGRERELEWGPRTMDIDILLYDDLIYSDDTLQVPHPLMHERLFVLKPLKEIAPRMIHPVLEKTIEAIYDERKAEHGETYDDELPGFKEIKGATLDDFERW
- the folP gene encoding dihydropteroate synthase, translated to MRIIEINNTNEAARELAAIGVDPAGIRLMAPKASFRSLKVSALRPVAANILKQEALSFGAEAATAYGSINHSVKATDVIICGTIRQLLTLAKKLKAHQFGLPAVGTEVEALLAKTSAPPASLKIGKKSWHFGGRTYIMGVVNVTPDSFSDGGKFYSPEEAARQALKLHADGADIIDIGGESTRPGARTVPAKEEIARVLPVIKKLAGKLLLSIDTRKADVARVALDAGADLVNDVSGLRYDRKMAATVARYKVPVCVMHAQGGPVTMQRSPRYNDLMGEICSFLEESLEIGTNAGILPDKFVIDPGLGFGKKIEHNLEIVRRLGELRSLGRPVLVGPSRKSMIGQVLGKPAGERLFGTAAAVALAVQNGADIVRVHDVAEIKQVIKMTDAIVRRK
- the tilS gene encoding tRNA lysidine(34) synthetase TilS, with amino-acid sequence MIKDSFLDAIAEYQMFLPGETVLVAVSGGPDSCALLSLLNDHKEKLGISLHVAHLNHMLRKNDAELDLRFVEGLAQKMGLPISVESRDVAALAAAERRGIEEAARIARYEFFERLADTIGAQKIAVGHTAEDNIETFLMRLLRGSGLKGLCSIPARRGRIVRPLIKVWRREVEDYVSALKIIPRRDYTNYESKYMRNSIRLKLVPQLKLYNMNIKDILLQTVLMLNEDRYYLENETEEVFEKLILEEQTGKVRLDLKKLQTYPLAIKRHLLRLAIEKVKGDLNQLAFAHVRSIIDQLGAKEKWELHLPDGIFVFGDGSALTISRERLKTVKIEPFRYAVAVPGETPIPEIGLKVKVSEGEKLDKAGPETAYVDQETLGRDIVVRNKLPGDRFHPLGFSGTKKLQDFFVDEKIPQEKRDAVPVFESAGRVIWLGGLRLDDRSKVTPQTKRVVKFELLPIK
- a CDS encoding response regulator codes for the protein MSDNVKIIVIDDEPSVLESFKMILKIKDYDVTTFPDGPTALAGIEKGKFDLAFVDYKLPGMDGLEVLKKIKELDPSIEVIIVTAYATESSHANAITLGALEYLRKPFLMEEIYELVERGLRRKRTKASRRDENGPSLTGIH
- the nadA gene encoding quinolinate synthase NadA, coding for MGSLAEKINKLKELRQAVLLAHNYQPGEVQDVADYVGDSLGLSIEAAKTAAKVIVFCGVDFMAETAAILSPDKTVLVPESNAGCPMANMIDAAKLRALKAEHSGVPVVCYVNSSAAVKAESNICCTSANAAAVVRSLPDKEILFVPDKFLGQNTQKAVPEKKLYLFDGYCPTHAKIMPQHIVQARGRHQGIKVLVHPECRPDVVALADAALSTDGMLRYVKNSPDRGFIIGTEIGIIHRLNKENPDKDFYPLTDLAVCPNMKMTTLEKVLWSLEDMKAVVQVDEATRGKAKIAIDRMLAVGRQE
- the mnmA gene encoding tRNA 2-thiouridine(34) synthase MnmA, yielding MGELSVKNKVLIAMSGGVDSSVAAALLKEQEYDLIGVTMTLYCSNSASERSCCSASAAADAKKVADRLGFPHYTINFKDDFQRSVIHNFIEEYKAGRTPNPCVRCNQFLKFDLLPRKAREMGAEFVATGHYARIMANDQFQMTNEGKASYILFKGKDPKKDQSYFLYRLTQGQLAHTLFPLGELTKEEVRLKARALGLPVAEKKESQEICFIEDDNYGRFLREKVPEVVRPGPIIDKYGNKVGEHEGLVFFTIGQRKGVGAHREPRYVIGLDNAKNAVVIGSKEETYGTELTAEDLSFISGRLPVGPLAVTAKIRYNAVEAAATVTRDQEGAARVVFAKPQLAITPGQSVVFYKGEEVLGGGIISRKDK